In the Enterococcus saigonensis genome, one interval contains:
- the recR gene encoding recombination mediator RecR gives MQYPEPIAKLIDSYMKLPGIGQKTATRLAFYTIDMKDEIVNEFAKSLLSVKRDLHFCSICGNITEEDPCPICSDQSRDRSTILVVEEPKDVMAMEKMREYHGLYHVLHGVLSPMEGTGPEDINVPSLLERLHDDEVKEVILATNATTEGEATAIYLSRLIKPAGIKVTRLAHGLSVGSDIEYADEVTLLKAVEGRREL, from the coding sequence ATGCAGTATCCAGAACCAATTGCCAAATTAATTGACAGCTACATGAAACTGCCAGGAATTGGACAAAAAACCGCAACGCGGCTAGCTTTTTATACAATTGATATGAAAGACGAGATTGTAAATGAATTTGCTAAATCACTTTTAAGTGTGAAACGCGATCTACATTTTTGTAGTATTTGCGGCAATATTACAGAAGAAGACCCCTGTCCAATTTGTTCAGATCAAAGTCGCGACCGTAGTACAATTTTGGTTGTTGAAGAGCCAAAAGATGTGATGGCTATGGAAAAAATGCGAGAATATCATGGTTTGTACCATGTTTTACACGGTGTTTTATCTCCAATGGAAGGGACTGGGCCAGAAGATATTAATGTGCCGAGTCTATTAGAACGATTACACGATGATGAAGTAAAAGAAGTAATCCTGGCAACAAATGCTACCACTGAAGGAGAAGCGACAGCTATTTATTTATCACGGTTAATTAAACCGGCTGGTATTAAAGTAACGCGGTTGGCTCACGGTCTGTCTGTTGGTAGTGATATTGAATATGCCGACGAAGTAACACTTTTAAAAGCTGTTGAAGGCCGCCGTGAGTTATAA
- the tmk gene encoding dTMP kinase: MNGLFITIEGPDGAGKTSVVNELFPRIQLIAKRGIVKTREPGGVKIAEKIRKIILDPRNEEMDDRTEALLYAAARRQHLVEVIMPALNAGKIVICDRFVDSSLAYQGAGRRIGIPEIAKINEFATEGLKPDFTLYLDVDSDTGLKRIENSRQGEADRLEIESLEFHQRVRHAYLKLAEEDPIRIHKVDARMSLQDVVDASFTAITEAYPQFF; encoded by the coding sequence GTGAACGGATTATTTATCACGATTGAAGGACCAGACGGCGCGGGTAAAACGAGTGTTGTCAACGAATTATTTCCTCGTATTCAGCTGATTGCCAAACGTGGCATTGTTAAGACACGGGAACCTGGCGGTGTAAAAATTGCCGAAAAGATTAGAAAAATTATTTTAGATCCTCGTAATGAAGAAATGGATGATCGTACAGAAGCGTTATTATATGCAGCAGCTAGACGACAACATTTGGTTGAGGTTATTATGCCGGCTTTAAATGCTGGTAAAATCGTGATTTGTGATCGTTTTGTGGATAGCTCTTTGGCTTACCAAGGTGCTGGGCGTCGAATTGGTATTCCTGAAATTGCCAAAATTAACGAATTTGCAACAGAAGGATTGAAACCAGACTTCACACTTTATCTGGATGTTGATTCAGATACTGGTTTAAAACGGATTGAGAATTCTCGTCAGGGAGAAGCAGACCGATTAGAAATTGAAAGTTTGGAATTTCATCAACGGGTGCGGCATGCTTATTTGAAACTAGCAGAAGAAGATCCGATTCGAATTCATAAAGTTGACGCACGTATGAGTTTACAAGATGTCGTAGATGCTAGTTTTACAGCTATTACCGAAGCATATCCTCAATTTTTCTAA
- a CDS encoding cyclic-di-AMP receptor yields the protein MKLIMAIVQDKDSNRLANEFIDNNIRATKLSSTGGFLKAGNSTFIIGIEDERVQEALELIKKTCQSRKQYVSTPMSLDISLDGQVPYPVEVEVGGATVFVLPVEGFHQY from the coding sequence ATGAAATTAATTATGGCAATTGTACAGGATAAGGATAGTAATCGTTTGGCTAATGAATTTATTGATAATAATATTCGTGCGACAAAGTTATCATCAACTGGCGGATTTTTAAAAGCTGGTAACAGTACGTTCATTATTGGGATTGAAGATGAGCGTGTGCAAGAAGCACTTGAGCTAATTAAAAAAACTTGTCAATCAAGAAAGCAATATGTTTCGACACCTATGTCGTTAGATATTTCACTAGATGGGCAAGTACCTTATCCAGTAGAAGTGGAAGTTGGGGGAGCAACAGTTTTTGTACTACCAGTAGAAGGTTTCCATCAATATTAA